ttttttgattcgttaTTCTACATGAACAGGACtaatattgagaatttttttggaaaagcacgcaattttggagttgaaaattctgaatatctttgtattcttttttttacctcatGCACAAATTGCAGGGCGAAatcaacaattttccaaaaatgttgcgTTCTCGTTTCCCTTTGacgaagaaatttcattttcaaaatccaaaaggctaaaaaaaacatgataaaataGCGGATTTTTGATTTGGGATCTAATAGAACAATTCTATAAAAAATGGTATAGTACAaatggtggaggggggggggggtgtataagtacgagtatttttgagaAGAGCATACTCGTATCACACGCGAATGCGACGACGCTTTACAATTGCATGTAGCTATAcgtttttgtatgtatttcagACGTGGACGACGTTAGATTCGTTATAAATTTGGACTATCCCAACAATTCGGAAGATTACGTTCACCGTATCGGACGAACTGGTCGTTGCGGTCGCACCGGAACGGCGTATACGTTTTTCACGCCAGCCAACGCTAGACAAGCCAAAGATCTAATGTCCGTCTTGGAAGAGGCCAATCAAGCCATCAATCCTAAATTGATCGAACTCGTTGAAATGGTCAATGCCGGAGTATTCGGAAAAAGTGAGTACCATCGTTTGCCAAACGAATAACACAGCGAAAGGATAGCATTAGCGTACTGTCGAAGAATAGCATTAAAATTAGCACCTAGTGTACATTATGAATACACAATATTACGGTACGTGTATATTTTACAGGTCGTACACGTTTCGGCAATCGAGACAAAACACGAGACCGTAGAGGTGGAGCACGCGACTCTTACGGTGGCGGTAACCGAAGAGGTGGCGGCGGAGGATTTTTCAACAGCGGCGGCCGCGAATCCACTTTTGGCCGGTCTGATAATAAATCATCGTCGGCTGCCAATAACTATACGCCTAATCATCGCCAGTTCACCCCCTCATCGACAGCCGTTAGAGGTTCCAGGGGTGGCGgtagcggcggcggcggtggcgatAATTATTGGCCGAGTAGCGGAAATGGCGGCGGCGCTGGTGGCGGTGCCGGTGCATCGTGGACAGCGGACCGTAGAAACGCTCCAACAGGTGGCAATCGCTCTAGATGGGAAGGCACGTCCGGCGGTGGTGGCGCTGGTGGCGGCGGTGTTTCCACCAGAAACGGAGGCGCCGGTTTCGCATCTCAACCGCCTCCTTTGATGCAGTCGTATCAACAACAGAACCAAACCGGTGCTGGCTGGTAGTACGGTCCGGCCAGTGGTCACCGGCGCGGCGCAGCGCTCGTCGcctgtatttttatttcgtgtaattttgtaaatatatatacctacctctacctagcTACATTATTATGATATCGAGTGTACTAAGTAGCTACAATAATATGTGTATATCGCCGCCGTACGTTTTACGTTTTATACTACTTAACGTGACTGTTTTATACCGGCGCCGCGCCGCACCGCACTGCACATCcgtatttttcatcttcatgTACGAGTCGAGTTTGTTTGTGTATTTGTAAATGTTCCTCTACCTACCAATATGTCGTAAGCCCGCGCCAGAGTGACTctatcttgtttttttcctttcttttttccgtttttgttttgttttatttttaaattttttttgtgtttttttttgagtgtgcGCGCGCGTGTTTGAGTGTTTTTTACATGGGGCTAGTACGACACGATTAGTATATTGAAAAATAGGAGAGAACTACAGAGAATGGACTAACGAGTGAAACGAGAAAACGAGCCAAATTATTCGTAGACTATGTAACTATATAACTAATCGTAAGTAGTGCCTACAAGGTACGCGATACGATTTAATTGTCGAATATGTATCACTTGATCTGTACAATTAAAATTATACATACTTGGAATTGAATTCGATTGTAATGAGATTCATTGTTGCTGTTGGAACGAGGCAGTTGATGCCGGAGCACGACTTGATGCTTCAGCTTCACCATTAGCACCACCTAACTTTCGTGTGTTGTGAGACAAGACGTAAGCCAGTTAGCtcagttgaaaaatgcaatgaaagaaaaacaaaacaattttttactgCATACGTAGGTCAAGGTACATGTTGTGGGCTACAAGTGTGAGATGGAGTGAAGTGTGGGTAGATAGATagattggtaggtaggtaggtctggATAAGCGGATGAACGTAACAAACGAAATTCAATAGGTATTCGTAGATAGCCTATCGTGTAAGTGTGCGAACGTAAGTAGCTTAATGGTGATCGGTGCTATAGGCGTAAATTGTCTGCGCCGCCGAGCCTGCGGTTTGTAATGgccaattgcaaaaaatatatgaaaattcAGCTGCGTCGCTCAGTACATGTTGTTGGTAGGTAGCGCGTTTTAATCTGTTTTTACTGTTCTAGCGAAAGAACGAAGCTTCCAGCGATATAGTTGACGGCTTATCGTAGTCCTGCAGGTATAACGTAGACGATACGATTTTATCGCAGTCCGGACACGTTCGATTTGTCTTCCTGTCTCTGCTGTTCAACATATCGTACAAACACCTGAAAGGTAACGAAACACAATAACCTAGGTGAGAATAAGGTAGGGCAAATGTTAATAAAATGGCATATGTACCGAATCCGATGGTACGAGTTAACttcgaaaatattaaaaaattgccttaaaaactaaaaaaatgaaagaatttgaaaaaaataaaatatgtacccattaagtaggtaactttttttggaaatttggtgaggaggggggggggggtgctaaaaagttgtggggcGACCTCAAAAGACTAGGAAAAATTTGGGGCCCCAAACTTCACCCAGCACTTTGCGACTGGggttcaaaatattgaaattttcaaaaaaaatccatttttaaaaaaaatatatttttgatttttttgaaggttATTGGTCGCATTATGCCTATTGAGTAGTAAAAAGCCATTTTCAATCGGTTTTTCACTTTATTGGAGATTTTATCTCTCTTTTAAAGTAGGTAggcaaaaacagccattttcaagatatttctgGATTCGTTtagattttcacaaatttgtGATTCATTTGAAGTCAAGGATGCCTTTTGTCACTATATGACTTGAAATGACCCCTCCCCTACCTCCCTCCACCTCCAGAGATTCTCAATTAGCACACAATTTCGATAGAAAATTATTATTGGTATTAGTaatcttaaaaaatacataggtacctgtGATTCTCTCACTTGATGCCCCGATTACCATACTTTGTGCGGCCATTTCCATCAAATTGTCTAGATTCTCTCTTTTTGCttttgagttcaattttttcaaacatctactAAACCGTAGTGAgagaagaaattcgaaaatttaatcagaataCTGTCAAAAAAGATGTTTACAGGGGTATTCAAATAAGCTAATGGGAACAAATCTACATAAAATAGAATTTCTGATGGTACCTGAAAAAGCACAATAAAACTGACGAGATATCGAAAAGAAACACTAAAATAGGTATCTCTAGAAATTATATTATTACTAGGGTTATGAACAGAGTATATTattaaaaagtacttttcactttgaaaatggAGTAGCACTGACGAGATTGTCGGTGGCCTCGACAACAGTATCaacatgattttacatgattagtgattgaaaaaagtcggaacattatccacaaaggggttaatctaactacGTTTTAGAATGATTGATtagaaattgacacttttttcaaaaactatgatgaaaaattgacacttttttcaaaaatctatgatgaaaatgctgatggtcgtcattgctgtctacatttgtatctacttacagtcatgtgcaagattttgatacattgtagatacctttgtagaTGTATTGTAGACCCACGATtgatatcgaaattcaggtcATCTTGTGGATCCGAAGTTGATGTCGACTATAAGAtcgacaaaagcatctacaaaattttgatcatgtaCAATTACTTTTGTCgatctaataattgtcatcaactttggcatcggCATAGGTACTATAACCCGGGTATGCCAgactcccattttgttcctcactttcaaaaattgttgtttttcaattcaaggtttttatgacagaatttctggcatagaatgaaagtaatcattgaattagagcacatgctgtgaattttacacaatttcaaactatttttaacccgAAAATGAAGTGctaaaaaatgactgaaattcaaaaaaattaaatgtacttcaattgatacatgtagtataccattggaaagctcgttcaattctctttcaaagatgttattatgaaaaagttgtaaaagtgcacggttttgaaaatatactcggttaaagtttgccgaattcccatatacctactgcaatgctaagttcgtcaaaccaggaacaaaatggccgtctgacataTCTGGTTTGTAGTACCCTAGCATCGGCAAGACAACCTGAATTTCAATATCGATTATAGAtagggtctacaaaagtatctacaaaatgtcgtcatTGAGTAGATACAttctgtagatcttgtaattgacatcaatcatctggttaatattgatgaggaagttgatgtcaataattacaagatctataaaatatttttagaaatttcaaagtgtTGCCGACTCATTTGTAGATGTCTGAGTTGacaatacaataagaaaaattttcccaagtccagaataagatggactgaatattcttttTAGACCTCTCCACTCAACAGCGGCAATGGTCCAGTGGTTAGAGAAAGTGACAGCAGTGAATGGCAACCTAGGTTCAATCCCTAtccagggcaactttttttctttcaaaaacattttttagggtgaaatacttatgagaataattttacttgaatcaaaaaaagagtttagGGCACGTTTcgcacatttttcaatcaaaatttgcttcttttagactcaaaaaaatgacaccaatgtaCAGACCTTGTCGACACAAAAAATAAAGGGAGACGGCAGTTCATTTTGATATTAACTTCTCACTCGTCATTTATTGACATTGGTGTTAACAAATGTCGTGTCGACAAGTGACGGAGATCTCgtcttttccatcgactttggcatCACTTGTGCTACGCGGGTTATAGGTTGATATGTattttcgtaaatcatttctaccaattcagattcagattttaatcgtgtttttttgaggattagaaaattcaaaaattcactggaggcttcagaagtTGAAACGGCTCAAAATCACCGCACAAAGTCAATTCGGAGGATGGCAAATTCTATGTTGGAACAAAATTATGCGCTAATTGAGAATCTCTGGAGGTGGAGGGAGGTAGGGGAGGGGTCATTTCAAGTCATATAGTGACAAAAGGCATCCCAGACTTCAAATGaataacaaatttgtaaaaatcaaaacgaatcgcaaaatatcttgaaaatggcTGTTTCTGCCTACTTTAAAAGTGAGATAAAATCTCCAATAAAGTGAAGAAACCGATTGGAAATGGCTTTTTACTACTCAATAGGCGTAATGCGACCAATAACcatcaacaaaatcaaaaatattaaaaaaaaaaatttcatgtttttgaaaatttcaaaatttcgaaccCCAGTTGCAACGTGCTGGGTGAAGTTTGGGgccccaaatttttcctacagtcttttgaggtcgccccacaactttttagcaccctcccccctccttaccaaatttccaaaaaaaaaaggtcaaagacGGTCCACCCTAGTAAGTACTTGTATAAATCTTatctagtaattttttaaagaaattttgaatttttttaggtcaaaattataACTAGGTATTAATAATATATCGTACGAAAAAAATGCggtaaaaaagtacaaaaaaggtacgaaattttgttttttggatttagtagGACACTCTGATCAAGGTTGCCacattgaaatgtttgaattatgGAACATTATTAGGTATACTTCAACATATTATCAAAATGAACTATCCCCACCCACAAGACGTAGTATAATGTTACCTGGCGTGAAGTATGTGAGCGCAAGGTAACGCTTCCAACGAGTCGGCTTCAAATCCGAACGCATTGTCGCATGCTCCGCAAATCATTTCCAACTCCTCttgcaaattttgtatttctttttcgtGTTGGTCTAGTTGCTCGCTATCTCCCAAACTTTCATAGATGTTACATAAACGTATGCGTATAGCTCGCATCATAAGCTGCAACATTCGCAAAACTTTTTCGGTATAGCGCGAGCGTACATATACGACTAATAAAGTATGAGTGAATATGTAATACAGATATATACAGATAGGCAGCTGGATTATCAGGACGATGGTATTACCTTGGCTCCTATTCTAGAGGCAGTTTGCAATAATTTATTGTTGAATTCCAGCGGCCGACAGTTGCATATTTTACGTTGAGCTCTCAATACTTCTAAGCATTTGGCAGCTCCGTCCATCGCCTCGATCTGGCATAAACGATCACCCATCGAGAAAGCCGAATTCATGGCGCTTTCGTATTGTCGATACGCGTTCTGTAAAAACATACGTGTAGTGACCTATACccagtaggtacgagtatcatAATGAGTAATGTGATTCGGGACTAATGACTAACGAATATCGAGTAAATGACGAAAATTATCTACACTTTGAAAATAAGGTTACCAGAGGAAACCGCGTATACGTGTACAAGGCTCGAtcagggcctattctaaggcgcagctccgcacattttgcgcagttccaaaaaaaatgtgtgtagtTCCGAATTAGTTTGCGCAGTTCCAAAAATTCAGCTACGTACATTTTTCcacttatttattttaaaaaaattttgaacaaacacAAAAGTCATAAAGATAAACAATGAATATGagaagtttttgccctcgcttcgctcgggccaaatCATTTTCCCTTTATATTCTCTTATTTTAAGTTAGagagtggaaaaattttcttctcacatTAGAAATAAATGCTGTTtcacttgaaattcaccaataGATAGTCTTTTCATTCCTGTCATAACTATCTACCAGGAAGTccaaattttttgctaaaatacctagaaaaagtccaatttttcgtcaaaaattcgtaaacaatttgaaaacataCTAGGTACGTAACCTACTTCTACTTAATTttgtcatgaaaaaatgaagaattgtgaatttttgagagcttttgcacTCGCAttcctacttttgaaaatgtttcaatttccagaaaacaaaaaattttgaagccatgaaaattgagtttctgcatcaaaattgatgttgttttacgttttgaattatcaatttttcccagctttcgccctcgcttcgctcgggctagatcatttttcttttcttttctctaacCTAAGTTAGTGTAGAGTAGAATAATTGACTTCTcgcattaaaaataggtacttaatgttgttttacttctgAAAGTTCTGaataatcattaattttcaaaagcttttgccctcgctttgcgtGGGCCTTCAATCcttcattattattttgatCGGTCACATCGTGAGCTATGTTTGCGCAGCTCCAAATTTtccttagaataggccctggGCTCGATTGCCCTcaacctaaaaaattgaaaattcgcctTCGCTAGCTTCGTATAAACAGGTTCGATGAACATGACAAATGATACACGAACGCTCAACGCCCCCTCTTCATCCCCTACCCTCTGCGATaacgcgtatttacggcaaactggttccgcaattctattaacactcGTGGTTGCGGTGTTCGATTTGGAGATTTGAAGGCGAAACTAGATACATATTTTGGCATCTCGATGAGTAagctaattttgattttgacccTAAATGTTCAATTTGACGATCATGGTTTGATTTAGAAATGATACTTTCGAAGCGGAAGGCCATCGACATACccgaaccaaattttcagaccACGAATGCGAGCTTATTTTTTCTATGTAAGTATAGCTATATGCAACTTACTCCGATTTCCATTTTCTTCCTATATATGTCACCCATTATTCTAATACTTTTCGCGTAACACGGTTGATCGCCTGAAACAAGAGCAAGCCTGGTCGCCTCCTATGACATATATAAAACAAACGTCAACGTGCATTTTAGTCGCAACCCAACTATGTAGAAATTAAGAAGGTAGCAATTAGCGTTTAGCAACTCACACTGCAATAGTCGTGCGCATCGCCGAGTTCTCCTTGTTTTCGTAAGGCACAAGCCATCTGCAATAATGCGGCTCTGTGGTAACgagaattcaattcgttcacgtgCAATGTTTTACATAAGTTGTACGCTTTGGAAGCGTACGTAGCACTTTTATCTGCATCTTGTAGACGACCGAACAATTCCGACAAACGCATGTATATCTGCATTATACGAACAGAATGCAACAATACAAAAACCAATAACCGATAACCAGCCAAAATTAGTATTACGTTGAAGGGTCTTTAAATCCTGCAGACTGATTTTGGGTGCCTACCTACTAGAAGTATCAGTTCAAACGCATTACTGTCTAGTATAAGTTGGAAATTTGGGCCTGAATGTGAATggttaaagttttgattttggaatttactgcctctataggtacatatagtCGGGGGGGCCCgtataaggatcacttgcacccccctgccgatcctccgggacaacttttttcttaaagggtgagtcctaaggaacatttctagcccttgtcctcaaaaacaaaagtggccctacttacaaaatggcggccattttgattgacaggtcagccgaaatcgcagattttgcgttccaacataggactagcataacattttttaaaccgtacaaaggtagatcgaaagagcagacaaaaatttatcacctgtcaaaatttcaagtgcctaagtgcctttttcgatttttggtgaaatttcagaaatcaaattttggcaaaaatgtgagaaataataaaaattttaccaaattgaccacttgaatgctcaggtaggagataggcgtgtaaagacagtaactggtatgtatggaacagaaggaatgaatacaaatgggaagagactgatagatttttgcactttcagCGGACTGagaatcatgaatacattctaccaacacaaaaaagatcacaagatgacatggagcaatacaagaggacaaagctcaatgatcgaccattttATAGCCAACAAAAACGCCGCtaagaaattcttggatgtaagaacatacaggggtctagaaataggcactgaccatcattttgttcaaggagtaatgagaattgaaacaacaagaataccagccaggaaaaatgaaaagaaaatcaacacaagagccctggatgacccaaccaaccaatggctgtaccaaagacggatgaacatcataagtgaagaaataccaaaaagccaggacatagaagaagaatggaaaaatatcaaatccattgtgacaaaagtggcaaaagaaagcttaagaATGGTTCCTTGCATAATCGAGGCAAAGTGAAAaaagaattgggacaacgaaatccaagaactcattcaaaagaaaagacaggcattttgaaaattcatgagctcaaaaagtgaggttgatggtgaagaatatcgaaaacagtcggcaaaagtcaagagaaagtccaggaaattacagagagagagctgggaaaatttcatcacattcctggagcatgacacatacaagctacggccaaaggtgtataagattataaggagaattgacacaaattttaatgaaagagtgggtttgccaaaaataaaaatcaatgatgcaaaggaatattttgaagaactctggagtgatgaaaacgCACAAGACATAAAGATAGAAGAAGAAATTGGAGAAccagaagacagaatttcatttagagAGCTACAAGAggctttgaaaacagcaaaaaatgcaaaagctccaggagaagatggcataccaacagaattgtacaaatatgcaagtggtgaattcaaaagaatactgctggaattcctaaataggatgtaccaagaagaaaaggtacctgaagaattcaaaacagcaataaggcttttgacgtattgcgggttgcatatcggtttgcctgaactttatcggtttggtgggcattcttatcagtgagtatcaaaatttcatattttgagcaattttcacaaggtgtttttgaaatgtatagcttttatttagttttttcttcaattttaaacactgttaaaccctgtaatggaaaaagatactctcttcgtcgagttttaaagaagttgacaaaacgtctttgaacctcgacaatgagaggatctttttccatcacaggattCAACAGTGTTTAAActtgaaggaaaaactaaataaaagctatacatttcaaaaacaccttgtgaaaattgctcaaaatatgaaattttgatactcactgataagaatgcccaccaaaccgataaagttcaggcaaaccgatatgcaacccacaatacgtcaaaagccttattgtaataccactgttcaagaaaggtgatatgtcaaacctgaaaaactaccgaggaataagtctactcaatacctgctacaagatatatgcaaaaatactggcaaaacgactggcagaccatgcagaagaaaagatgtcagaaagtcaaaacggattcagaaaaggaagatcatgcactgatgtaagttttacagtaaaactactgatggaaaaaaggatcgaatacaacctagaaacacacatgtgctttatagacctggaaaaagcatatgatagggtcaatagaaaaaaactgtttgaagtgctaaaagatgaagagataacatataaaatgtgAAAGGTAATAAACAGCATTTATAAGAACACcagaataagagtacgaattggaaataaactctcagaacaagcagaaataaacaggggagttcgccagggatgcccactgtcttgtgttttattcaacatgtacatggatcacatggtgaaagaatggcagaaaatgaaaccaaaaggaatcaaaacagacagaaggcaggaaATATCAATGGTGCTATTCGCAGATGATgaagcagtactagccgaaacagaagatgacctacagagatcaatgtacaatctaacaaagacatcagaaaagtatgatatgagaatatcatcagagaaaacaaaaacaatggccttcaaaggaaaggaaccagtaagaagcaagattgtaataaacggaaaaatcattgaacaggtcaataatttcaaatacctgggaaacacgatatcataccagggagaagtagatgttggtggaaagattgcaaagttcctgagagtcacaggactgataaataggacccttttagcagttctggagcctccagcacggcggatttttgaaactcgaaattcccacgaaatttcatcaaatggagttggaataCCGAAATTAATTGTGCAAactaaactaatttcaatacattatgaagtcgactgtaggtgaatttcaagtcgttgtggagcctccagcaatttttaaaaattactggagcctccagtaaattttttaaacttgaaatttccccaaaatttcctcaaaatggagatggaaagctgaaattacctatgcactccaattttaacaccctctgaagacgacttcaggtaggttcaagtaattttgg
The sequence above is a segment of the Planococcus citri chromosome 3, ihPlaCitr1.1, whole genome shotgun sequence genome. Coding sequences within it:
- the LOC135839667 gene encoding 43 kDa receptor-associated protein of the synapse homolog isoform X2, whose product is MCGQDSNDEMTQMRPRAQHNRTASVWQCFIGCRHKFDQQIARRRVEQGLRLYNKNKQKAAILKWHSALKQMRKRNDRFILLGYLYHAYMGFGKYRQCLEFAHAQLTIAEEMDSPNFRAEAYLNLAKVDERMGNLERALSYAKHSLYNECDHCHTAALVQITLGSLHLELATFCKALRAFQQAHTIARRIQDRSLELQIYMRLSELFGRLQDADKSATYASKAYNLCKTLHVNELNSRYHRAALLQMACALRKQGELGDAHDYCSEATRLALVSGDQPCYAKSIRIMGDIYRKKMEIGNAYRQYESAMNSAFSMGDRLCQIEAMDGAAKCLEVLRAQRKICNCRPLEFNNKLLQTASRIGAKLMMRAIRIRLCNIYESLGDSEQLDQHEKEIQNLQEELEMICGACDNAFGFEADSLEALPCAHILHARCLYDMLNSRDRKTNRTCPDCDKIVSSTLYLQDYDKPSTISLEASFFR
- the LOC135839667 gene encoding 43 kDa receptor-associated protein of the synapse homolog isoform X1; the encoded protein is MSWQSIQKSQQYLRETTNSQQFSSVVLLSSADDTNSNHDELDLCMCGQDSNDEMTQMRPRAQHNRTASVWQCFIGCRHKFDQQIARRRVEQGLRLYNKNKQKAAILKWHSALKQMRKRNDRFILLGYLYHAYMGFGKYRQCLEFAHAQLTIAEEMDSPNFRAEAYLNLAKVDERMGNLERALSYAKHSLYNECDHCHTAALVQITLGSLHLELATFCKALRAFQQAHTIARRIQDRSLELQIYMRLSELFGRLQDADKSATYASKAYNLCKTLHVNELNSRYHRAALLQMACALRKQGELGDAHDYCSEATRLALVSGDQPCYAKSIRIMGDIYRKKMEIGNAYRQYESAMNSAFSMGDRLCQIEAMDGAAKCLEVLRAQRKICNCRPLEFNNKLLQTASRIGAKLMMRAIRIRLCNIYESLGDSEQLDQHEKEIQNLQEELEMICGACDNAFGFEADSLEALPCAHILHARCLYDMLNSRDRKTNRTCPDCDKIVSSTLYLQDYDKPSTISLEASFFR